One segment of Zhihengliuella halotolerans DNA contains the following:
- a CDS encoding ABC transporter ATP-binding protein, with translation MDTQPALTLEGIRRSFPDGAGGQTTAVDGVDLTLARGEVVALLGPNGAGKTTLIDIVLGLIAAEAGHVEVLGTTPRKAVTSGRISALLQTGGLLPDLSVRETVKMIASLHEHPRDVDEVLAAAGATGFAARRVSRCSGGEQQRLRFALALLTRPEILVLDEPTTGMDVNARHDFWQNMSALADDGATILFATHYLEEAERFARRTILLGAGRILADGPTSEIRRRAGAARVTVTWSPTDAELSGLQHVITAERHGARIELRTDDADALARHLLTRTDAQGIEIASAGLDEAFRHLTAAATEQEITA, from the coding sequence ATGGATACACAACCAGCGCTCACACTCGAAGGAATCCGCCGTTCCTTCCCCGACGGCGCCGGCGGGCAAACCACCGCCGTCGACGGCGTCGACCTCACGCTCGCCCGCGGCGAGGTCGTCGCCCTCCTCGGGCCCAACGGCGCGGGGAAGACGACGCTGATCGACATCGTGCTCGGACTCATCGCCGCCGAGGCCGGACACGTCGAGGTCCTCGGCACCACGCCCCGGAAGGCCGTGACCTCCGGCCGCATCTCAGCCCTCCTGCAGACCGGCGGCCTGCTTCCCGATCTCAGCGTCCGGGAAACCGTGAAGATGATCGCCTCCCTGCACGAGCACCCCCGGGACGTCGACGAGGTCCTGGCCGCCGCGGGGGCCACCGGCTTCGCTGCCAGGCGCGTCTCGCGCTGCTCCGGCGGCGAGCAGCAGCGGCTCCGCTTCGCACTCGCCCTGCTCACACGCCCCGAAATCCTCGTCCTCGACGAGCCGACCACCGGCATGGACGTCAACGCCCGGCACGACTTCTGGCAGAACATGAGCGCACTGGCGGACGACGGCGCGACCATCCTCTTCGCGACCCACTACCTGGAGGAGGCCGAACGCTTCGCCCGGCGGACGATCCTGCTGGGCGCCGGCCGCATTCTCGCGGACGGCCCCACCTCGGAGATCCGCCGCCGCGCCGGCGCCGCCCGCGTGACCGTCACGTGGTCGCCGACCGACGCCGAGCTCAGCGGCCTCCAGCACGTGATCACCGCCGAACGACACGGCGCGCGCATCGAACTGCGCACCGACGACGCCGACGCCCTGGCCCGGCACCTGCTCACACGGACCGACGCCCAGGGCATCGAGATCGCCTCGGCCGGACTCGACGAGGCCTTCCGCCACCTGACCGCAGCGGCAACCGAACAGGAGATCACGGCATGA
- a CDS encoding DNA recombination protein RmuC: MTALSFVVALLAFVIGAAGGAGVLWWYAVRGRAQADTAAYDDVASRLRAAETTLAATQAERDALQDRIVDERQRAAEDRTVLQMMAPLADQLRQVRHQVTTLERDRVEQFGQLSQQLAAAAEQDAALLRTTSSLAGALRNSATRGTWGETQLRRVVEAAGMINRVDFSEQVTSGSAQTPRLRPDMVVHLPAGKSIAVDSKVPLASYLEAQSLEGADAAGDREQVQARQRDLLRAHAKALRSHVDSLAKKEYWEGLPGSPELVVCFLPAESFLAAALEADPGLLDDAFDKNVALASPSTLLSILKGLAYAWRQELLTENARALFDESRELYKRLGTLGGHINDLGKSLKTSVERYNSFIGTLESRVLPSTRRIQDLDPGLTPSAGAEAPTSVEATPRVLSAAELITAEQS, from the coding sequence ATGACTGCTCTCAGCTTCGTTGTGGCCCTCTTGGCCTTCGTGATCGGCGCCGCCGGCGGCGCCGGCGTTCTCTGGTGGTACGCGGTGCGCGGGCGCGCCCAGGCGGACACCGCCGCGTACGACGACGTCGCGTCGCGTCTCCGTGCCGCCGAGACGACGCTGGCCGCCACGCAGGCCGAGCGCGACGCCTTGCAGGACCGGATCGTCGACGAGCGTCAGCGCGCCGCGGAGGACCGGACCGTGCTGCAGATGATGGCCCCGCTCGCCGACCAGCTACGCCAGGTCCGGCACCAGGTGACGACTCTCGAACGGGACCGGGTCGAGCAGTTCGGCCAGCTCAGCCAGCAGCTCGCGGCCGCCGCCGAGCAGGACGCCGCGCTGCTACGGACAACCTCGTCGCTGGCCGGCGCGCTGAGGAACAGCGCGACGCGCGGCACGTGGGGAGAGACCCAGCTGCGCCGCGTCGTCGAGGCCGCGGGCATGATCAACCGCGTCGACTTCAGCGAACAGGTGACCTCCGGCTCAGCGCAGACGCCGCGCCTGCGCCCGGACATGGTCGTGCACCTGCCCGCGGGCAAATCGATCGCCGTCGATTCGAAGGTCCCGCTGGCCTCCTACCTCGAGGCGCAGTCCCTCGAGGGCGCTGACGCCGCGGGCGACCGGGAGCAGGTCCAGGCCCGGCAGCGCGACCTCCTGCGCGCCCACGCCAAGGCCCTGCGCAGCCACGTCGACTCCCTCGCCAAGAAGGAGTACTGGGAGGGACTGCCGGGCAGCCCGGAGCTGGTGGTCTGCTTCCTGCCAGCCGAATCGTTCCTGGCCGCCGCCCTCGAGGCCGACCCGGGGCTGCTCGACGACGCGTTCGACAAGAACGTCGCGCTCGCCTCCCCCAGCACCCTGCTCTCGATCCTCAAGGGGCTCGCCTACGCGTGGCGGCAGGAGCTGCTGACCGAGAACGCCCGCGCGCTGTTCGATGAGTCCCGCGAGCTCTACAAGCGACTCGGAACCCTCGGCGGGCACATCAACGACCTCGGCAAGTCCTTGAAGACCTCCGTCGAGCGCTACAACTCGTTCATCGGCACCCTCGAATCCCGCGTCCTGCCGTCCACACGCCGGATCCAGGACCTCGACCCGGGCCTCACCCCCAGCGCAGGGGCCGAGGCACCGACATCCGTCGAGGCGACGCCCCGCGTCCTCAGCGCCGCGGAGCTGATCACCGCCGAGCAGTCATGA
- the ychF gene encoding redox-regulated ATPase YchF, producing the protein MALTIGIVGLPNVGKSTMFNALTRAQVLAANYPFATIEPNVGVVPLPDSRLKVLAGIFGSAKILPATVSFVDIAGIVKGASEGEGLGNKFLANIREADAICQVTRAFEDGDVVHVDGKVDPASDIETISTELILADLQTIENQLPRLEKELRAKKVEASFIETVKAAQKVLEEGTTLFSGAAAAKIDLAELKPMQLMTTKPFIYVFNMDEAGLANEDLKKELAEMVAPAEAIFLDAQFEADLVELDEEEAEEMLHEAGYSESGLEKLARVGYSTLGLQSYLTAGPKETRAWTIRQGATAPEAAGVIHTDFQRGFIKAEVINFDDLVELGSVSAAKSAGKARMEGKDYVMKDGDVVEFRFNV; encoded by the coding sequence GTGGCTCTTACTATCGGAATCGTCGGACTGCCCAATGTCGGCAAGTCCACCATGTTCAATGCACTCACCCGCGCCCAGGTCCTGGCGGCGAACTACCCGTTCGCGACGATCGAACCGAATGTGGGTGTCGTCCCGCTGCCCGATTCGCGTCTGAAGGTGCTGGCCGGGATCTTCGGCTCGGCCAAGATCCTGCCGGCGACCGTGTCCTTCGTGGACATCGCGGGCATCGTCAAGGGTGCGTCCGAGGGCGAGGGCCTGGGCAACAAGTTCCTGGCCAACATCCGCGAGGCGGACGCGATCTGCCAGGTCACGCGCGCGTTCGAGGACGGCGACGTGGTCCACGTCGACGGCAAGGTCGATCCCGCCTCCGACATCGAGACGATCTCCACCGAGTTGATCCTCGCCGACCTGCAGACGATCGAGAACCAGCTGCCGCGGCTCGAGAAGGAACTGCGTGCGAAGAAGGTCGAGGCGTCCTTCATCGAGACCGTCAAGGCTGCGCAGAAGGTGCTCGAAGAGGGCACGACCCTGTTCTCCGGCGCCGCCGCTGCGAAGATCGACCTCGCCGAGCTGAAGCCGATGCAGCTCATGACCACCAAGCCGTTCATCTACGTCTTCAACATGGACGAGGCTGGTCTGGCCAACGAGGACCTCAAGAAGGAACTCGCCGAGATGGTCGCCCCGGCCGAGGCGATCTTCCTGGACGCCCAGTTCGAGGCGGACCTCGTCGAGCTCGACGAGGAGGAGGCTGAGGAGATGCTGCACGAGGCGGGCTACTCCGAATCCGGTCTGGAGAAGCTGGCCCGCGTCGGCTACTCGACGCTCGGCCTGCAGTCCTACCTGACGGCCGGCCCGAAGGAGACGCGCGCGTGGACGATCCGGCAAGGTGCGACGGCGCCCGAAGCGGCCGGCGTGATCCACACCGACTTCCAGCGCGGATTCATCAAGGCCGAGGTCATCAACTTCGACGACCTGGTCGAGCTCGGCTCGGTGTCTGCCGCCAAGTCCGCGGGCAAGGCCCGTATGGAGGGCAAGGACTACGTCATGAAGGACGGCGACGTGGTGGAGTTCCGCTTCAACGTGTAG
- a CDS encoding SDR family NAD(P)-dependent oxidoreductase, which produces MTQASRSTRTWLITGAGRGLGRAFAQTALEQGYNVVGTVRRPGAMADLQADHPDSVQEVLLDVRDAAAIPTAINVAAQAFGGIDIVVNNAGGGIVGAIEELDEQGAREHLDLNLLGAMWVCQAAIPHLRARGGGDIVQISTVGAIGAMPMFGLYNAGKWALEGFSEALSAEVAQFDIRVTIAQLGGFATDWAGSSMSFATPKQEYDDLRKTTFGTAEIPWPTADPDASTDADPRKAAEALVAHLSVTNHRPLRVLIGDDAREHATLAYAGRRESYGVTRNFNWPS; this is translated from the coding sequence ATGACTCAAGCATCACGCTCCACTCGCACCTGGCTCATCACCGGAGCTGGCCGTGGACTCGGCAGGGCATTCGCGCAGACCGCCTTGGAACAAGGCTACAACGTTGTCGGGACGGTTCGCCGTCCCGGAGCGATGGCAGACCTACAGGCCGACCACCCCGACTCTGTGCAGGAGGTGCTGCTCGACGTCCGTGACGCCGCCGCAATCCCCACCGCGATTAATGTCGCGGCACAGGCCTTCGGCGGCATCGACATCGTCGTCAACAATGCGGGTGGCGGGATCGTCGGAGCCATCGAAGAGTTGGACGAACAGGGCGCCCGGGAACATCTCGACCTGAATCTGCTCGGCGCGATGTGGGTCTGCCAGGCTGCAATCCCCCACCTACGGGCCCGCGGTGGCGGCGATATCGTGCAGATCTCGACAGTCGGTGCCATCGGCGCGATGCCGATGTTCGGCTTGTACAACGCGGGCAAGTGGGCGCTAGAAGGATTCAGCGAAGCGCTGTCGGCCGAGGTCGCGCAGTTCGACATCCGCGTAACGATCGCCCAGCTTGGCGGATTCGCGACCGACTGGGCCGGGTCGAGTATGTCATTCGCAACCCCGAAACAGGAGTACGACGATCTCCGCAAGACCACATTTGGTACTGCGGAGATCCCCTGGCCCACAGCCGATCCCGATGCGTCTACGGACGCTGATCCGCGTAAGGCCGCAGAGGCGCTGGTCGCACACCTGTCGGTCACCAATCATCGTCCACTGCGGGTGCTGATCGGCGACGACGCACGAGAGCATGCCACCTTGGCGTACGCTGGACGCCGAGAGTCCTACGGCGTGACCAGGAACTTCAACTGGCCATCCTGA
- a CDS encoding TetR/AcrR family transcriptional regulator: MPHESPGSPPSDPPGPDASRRSDRARRAILSATRDLVAEVGYTRLTIEGIAAAAGVGKQTIYRWWRSKAAVLFDAILEVNSHEQGSVDLPDTGDLESDLRLVLRGTVAALAEPANDRLQRAIAAEIQTDISVAEELVRRLLRPQLDACAARITLGIRAGQVDESVDADLAVELLFGPIFHRWLLRTGRLDDQFADNILALVLKGLRPH, encoded by the coding sequence GTGCCCCACGAAAGTCCCGGTTCTCCGCCCTCTGATCCGCCGGGGCCCGATGCCTCCCGGCGCAGCGATCGTGCGCGCCGTGCGATCCTCTCTGCTACTCGCGATCTCGTCGCCGAGGTGGGGTACACCCGATTGACCATCGAGGGCATCGCGGCAGCTGCAGGGGTCGGCAAGCAGACGATCTATCGATGGTGGCGTTCGAAGGCTGCAGTGCTTTTCGACGCGATTCTGGAGGTCAACTCGCACGAGCAGGGCTCGGTCGATTTGCCGGACACCGGAGATCTTGAATCCGATCTTCGGCTGGTTCTCCGGGGCACGGTTGCTGCGCTGGCCGAACCGGCAAATGACCGCCTTCAGCGTGCGATCGCTGCAGAGATCCAGACTGACATCTCGGTTGCGGAGGAACTCGTACGTCGGCTACTTCGTCCGCAGCTTGATGCATGCGCGGCGCGCATCACTCTCGGCATTCGGGCTGGTCAGGTCGATGAGTCTGTGGACGCGGACCTGGCGGTAGAACTGCTGTTCGGACCGATCTTCCACCGTTGGCTCTTGCGAACTGGCAGGCTGGACGACCAGTTCGCCGACAACATTCTCGCCTTGGTGCTGAAGGGGCTGCGACCGCACTGA
- a CDS encoding sensor histidine kinase encodes MTTKGIITRIRASDINPEVWPPARWLLARPRLIDALVIASSTVPQLVALSFSGGEQPLSAWITVILVGVALWWRRDHAFWVIIALAVISCIHPTMYLTVAFAFTGYSLASTGPIARTITGVASAFLAAAAGLGVRWLITADGTFSNPVFDAFVLIAVALGLATRGRKDRRAAVDELIAQRIENARQLERTRIAAEMHDVVAHSLSVMIALADGAAASRERDPEQSARAIDHLAATSRSALIEMQTAIGVLRTSDVKLDDALDSSGYNVPELEKLVEVFRAVHLPVVLIREGNAVDFSPNLRTGIYRIAQEALTNALRYASDATRVELRLSVSGDTTRLRVVDDGRSESTFAHGSGQGIVGIAERARLLGGSSEAGPLLQGGWLVDASIPLRQDVR; translated from the coding sequence TTGACGACGAAGGGGATCATCACACGCATCCGGGCAAGCGATATCAACCCGGAAGTGTGGCCTCCCGCGCGCTGGTTGCTCGCACGACCTCGACTCATCGACGCTCTCGTCATCGCCTCCAGTACTGTGCCGCAACTTGTCGCACTGTCCTTCAGCGGTGGCGAACAGCCGCTTTCCGCCTGGATCACAGTCATTCTCGTCGGCGTGGCACTGTGGTGGCGCAGAGACCATGCCTTCTGGGTGATCATCGCTCTTGCGGTGATCAGCTGCATCCACCCCACGATGTACTTGACCGTGGCCTTCGCCTTCACCGGGTACTCCTTAGCGAGCACAGGACCTATTGCACGGACGATTACGGGTGTCGCATCGGCTTTCCTGGCAGCGGCGGCAGGATTAGGAGTCAGATGGCTGATCACCGCGGATGGCACATTCTCCAACCCCGTGTTCGACGCGTTCGTGCTGATCGCCGTCGCTCTGGGCCTCGCAACTCGTGGCCGGAAGGACCGTCGTGCCGCGGTCGATGAACTCATCGCTCAACGCATCGAGAACGCCCGGCAACTGGAGCGGACCCGCATCGCCGCCGAGATGCACGACGTCGTCGCGCACTCTCTCTCCGTGATGATCGCCCTGGCCGACGGCGCAGCGGCATCTCGAGAGCGAGATCCCGAGCAGTCAGCACGAGCAATCGATCATCTGGCCGCCACAAGTCGGAGCGCTCTCATCGAGATGCAAACCGCTATCGGTGTCCTCCGTACTTCGGACGTCAAGCTCGACGATGCCCTCGATAGCTCCGGTTATAACGTCCCCGAGCTGGAGAAGCTTGTGGAAGTGTTCCGCGCAGTACACCTTCCTGTCGTGTTGATCCGTGAGGGCAACGCGGTCGACTTCTCACCAAACCTCCGTACGGGGATCTACCGAATCGCGCAGGAAGCACTGACCAACGCTCTGCGCTACGCCAGTGATGCGACGAGGGTCGAGCTCCGGCTTTCCGTGTCAGGTGACACTACGCGATTGCGCGTCGTCGACGATGGACGCAGCGAAAGTACGTTTGCCCATGGATCCGGTCAAGGAATCGTCGGTATCGCCGAACGAGCCCGTCTACTCGGAGGCTCCTCCGAAGCGGGTCCTCTTCTGCAGGGCGGCTGGCTAGTGGACGCGAGTATCCCTTTGCGACAAGACGTCCGTTAG
- a CDS encoding ABC transporter ATP-binding protein: protein MTIVADGLTKRYGSKYAIHDVSFEIQPGTVTGFLGPNGAGKSTTMRSLVGLDRPTSGQGFIDGRPYRELAAPLRQVGTLLDAKAAHRSRTAYQHLRWIAATHRLPKSRIDEVIGITGLSSVAGKKVGGFSLGMGQRLGLAVALLGDPHTLILDEPVNGLDPDGVIWIRNLLKSLSREGRTVLLSSHLLSELSLIADHVVIIGKGRIIADKPLAELVDQPDRIRVRTTRAVKLMEVLVGEQVTREMTDAGTIEVVGLTSEEIAERASRNGIVLTEIGVVPRSLEDVYRDLTRDQVEYGSNVQGNG from the coding sequence ATGACGATCGTTGCCGATGGCCTGACTAAGCGATACGGAAGCAAGTACGCCATCCATGACGTCTCATTCGAGATCCAGCCCGGAACGGTCACCGGCTTCCTCGGCCCGAACGGTGCAGGCAAATCGACCACGATGCGCAGCCTGGTCGGCCTGGACCGTCCCACCAGCGGCCAAGGCTTCATCGACGGCCGCCCGTATCGGGAGCTTGCTGCACCCCTGCGACAAGTGGGAACGCTGCTGGATGCGAAAGCAGCGCACCGGTCTCGAACCGCCTACCAGCATCTTCGCTGGATCGCGGCAACTCACCGCCTGCCGAAGTCGCGCATTGACGAAGTGATCGGCATTACCGGTCTATCGAGCGTTGCCGGCAAGAAGGTCGGTGGGTTCTCCCTTGGTATGGGGCAGCGCTTGGGCCTTGCCGTCGCGCTCCTCGGAGACCCGCACACACTGATCCTTGATGAGCCCGTGAACGGACTCGATCCCGACGGAGTTATCTGGATCCGAAATCTCCTCAAGTCGCTCAGCCGCGAAGGACGCACCGTACTGCTGTCGTCGCATCTTCTCAGCGAGCTCTCGCTGATCGCGGATCACGTCGTGATCATCGGCAAAGGCCGGATCATCGCCGACAAGCCGCTAGCTGAGCTAGTCGACCAGCCCGATCGAATCCGGGTGCGCACCACGCGTGCGGTGAAACTCATGGAAGTTCTCGTCGGCGAGCAGGTCACACGAGAGATGACGGACGCAGGCACCATCGAGGTCGTCGGGCTAACCAGCGAGGAAATCGCCGAACGTGCCTCTCGCAACGGCATCGTGCTCACCGAGATCGGTGTCGTACCCAGAAGCCTCGAAGACGTCTACCGCGACCTCACTCGCGATCAGGTGGAGTACGGCTCCAATGTTCAGGGGAACGGCTGA
- a CDS encoding FtsX-like permease family protein yields the protein MNIGLFRMLLRPSRLGMNAVLLPAAGFTVVTTVTLGTMSIVLRLWAVPDNAFRAYALLGGALMVFLVVPLVSLVNAATRLSTRRRDDRLSTLRLLGASSGLLRRLGIAEMATIAALGILAGTLVYFATAPLLALIPLQGKTVLPGDAWLPWQAILGVTALVELLVVAIVVSGLRRVEVSPLEVRIHATPRGARVRELLVGIGVIIVGLVVMQLVGQNWGATGIAIGYVIALSAIMTAMNLTGPVLTSWIAWLRLRSATRLEHILASRSVLEDPKAAWRQVGPVGIATFIVVPAGSVLGYLNTIAMNSDAVGSAELMLFADFRTAAVIATVTAFLIVGCSVGITQAAEILDRRATYVALNRIGVSGDLMQSARRRAVWIPLSVAAIGAAALSTALMFMVVVISLASSPLFILGVVLLLVLGVLFVFAAVQATRPVLTRVLASPEQSL from the coding sequence ATGAACATCGGATTGTTTCGGATGCTGCTGCGACCTTCACGGCTCGGTATGAATGCCGTCCTGTTGCCGGCTGCAGGGTTCACTGTTGTCACGACAGTGACTCTCGGCACGATGTCAATCGTGCTGCGGTTGTGGGCTGTGCCTGACAACGCCTTCAGGGCGTACGCACTGCTCGGCGGCGCGCTGATGGTGTTCCTCGTGGTGCCTCTGGTCTCGCTGGTCAACGCTGCGACACGGCTCTCGACCAGGCGACGCGACGACCGGCTCTCTACGCTCCGGCTGCTCGGCGCGAGCTCGGGACTGCTGCGCAGACTTGGCATTGCCGAGATGGCCACTATCGCTGCTCTCGGCATCCTCGCGGGGACCCTCGTGTACTTCGCCACAGCACCGTTGCTGGCTCTCATCCCGCTGCAGGGCAAGACAGTCCTCCCGGGCGATGCATGGTTGCCCTGGCAGGCTATTCTCGGCGTCACGGCCCTCGTCGAACTCCTCGTCGTAGCGATCGTCGTCTCAGGTCTTCGACGCGTCGAGGTGAGCCCTCTTGAAGTGCGGATCCACGCGACCCCGCGCGGCGCACGAGTGCGTGAGCTTCTCGTCGGCATCGGTGTCATCATCGTTGGACTCGTGGTGATGCAGCTCGTCGGCCAGAACTGGGGTGCTACGGGTATAGCTATCGGCTACGTCATCGCGCTCAGCGCGATCATGACTGCGATGAACCTAACCGGCCCGGTGCTCACCAGCTGGATCGCCTGGCTGCGGCTTCGAAGCGCGACAAGACTGGAACACATTCTCGCCTCGCGTAGCGTGCTCGAGGATCCCAAGGCCGCCTGGCGGCAGGTTGGCCCGGTCGGCATCGCAACTTTCATCGTGGTGCCAGCCGGCTCCGTGCTCGGCTATCTGAACACCATCGCGATGAACTCGGATGCCGTGGGGTCAGCGGAGCTGATGCTCTTCGCCGATTTCCGGACGGCGGCCGTGATCGCTACGGTCACCGCATTTCTCATTGTCGGCTGCTCGGTTGGAATCACCCAGGCCGCCGAAATTCTGGACCGCCGGGCGACCTATGTGGCTTTGAATCGTATCGGTGTCTCTGGGGACCTCATGCAGTCTGCTCGCAGGAGGGCGGTGTGGATTCCCCTCAGCGTCGCTGCCATCGGAGCGGCGGCTCTTAGCACGGCGCTGATGTTCATGGTCGTGGTGATCTCGCTGGCCTCTTCACCGCTTTTTATCCTAGGCGTCGTCCTGCTCCTCGTTCTCGGCGTTCTCTTCGTGTTTGCCGCTGTCCAGGCGACCAGACCGGTGTTGACCCGTGTCCTGGCGTCGCCCGAACAATCTCTGTAG
- a CDS encoding ABC transporter ATP-binding protein, producing the protein MFKSYGDTAALQGVTLEVRAGESLAVMGPSGCGKSTLLQTLAGITLPNAGEVTYAGQEGVQNLVLLDDETRAALRAREFGFVFQQGLLLDELNAAENVAVPLMVDRLSPSDAIARAGQLLAQVGLGGLDDRRIGQLSGGQAQRIAIARAIVSNASVVFADEPTGALDSHTAGDVLELLLASTVRQHRALVMVTHDESVARRCSRIARMSDGRVISDVRVTS; encoded by the coding sequence GTGTTCAAGAGCTACGGGGACACTGCTGCTCTTCAGGGCGTAACGCTGGAGGTCCGGGCGGGCGAGTCCCTCGCCGTGATGGGCCCCTCAGGCTGCGGCAAGTCCACGCTTCTTCAAACCCTCGCAGGAATCACCCTCCCGAATGCAGGGGAGGTGACGTACGCCGGTCAGGAGGGCGTGCAAAACCTCGTGCTTCTCGACGACGAAACCCGTGCCGCGCTGCGAGCAAGAGAGTTCGGCTTCGTGTTCCAGCAGGGACTGCTTCTTGATGAGCTCAATGCCGCGGAGAATGTGGCGGTGCCGCTCATGGTCGATAGGCTCTCCCCCAGTGACGCCATCGCGAGGGCAGGGCAGCTGCTGGCTCAGGTGGGTCTTGGCGGGCTCGATGACCGCCGTATCGGGCAGCTCTCCGGCGGTCAGGCTCAGCGGATCGCCATTGCCCGGGCGATCGTCTCGAATGCGAGCGTCGTCTTCGCCGACGAACCCACCGGTGCGCTGGACTCCCACACGGCCGGTGATGTACTCGAGCTCCTGCTGGCGAGCACGGTACGGCAACATCGTGCTCTCGTGATGGTCACCCACGACGAGTCCGTCGCCAGGCGCTGCAGTCGCATCGCGCGCATGAGCGACGGGCGTGTGATCTCGGACGTCCGGGTGACGTCATGA